From Nitratidesulfovibrio vulgaris str. Hildenborough, a single genomic window includes:
- a CDS encoding portal protein, with amino-acid sequence MDAVLREARDAASCVERERRVWEPLWREVEDFVLPRCIDSPRRADEAGDTARRGPRIIDGTATRAVRILAAGMQGGLTSPARPWFRLRLADEDMEEAGPERRWLDVVERRLYAALARSNFYAAVHGLYTELAAFGSADMYHEADPQRVMRFSCLACGDFAWACDAAGRVDTVVRRLRMSARQMAQRYGEARLSRRVRRMLRRDPERSVPLVHMVRPRVRRNAGEAGKTASGGLGGVNMPWQSLTWETEGAEGLLHEGGFEEFPHLAARWDVAGGDIYGRSPGMDVLPDVKMLQEMARSQLLAIHKVVNPPMRVPSGFKQRLNLIPGGQNYVTPGQGESVGPLYQINPDIGAVTHKMEDVRRAVREGFFNDLFLMFTAEGRSNITAAEVLERGEEKLLMLGPVIERHQSELLDPLLERTYGILRRGGLLPPPPPELAGRSMRVEYVSALAQAQRVVTAQAIRRFASDVSALAGVAPQVLDKVDFEQAVDELAAIAGVPARVVRSDAEVATLRAARNGLTGTAIASLMSLPVPASAVGAAEHGMPEDGMAHGPASPVTGGGNSGTGEPHAG; translated from the coding sequence CCGGGTGTGGGAACCGCTGTGGCGCGAGGTGGAGGACTTCGTCCTGCCCCGTTGCATCGACAGCCCACGCAGGGCCGACGAGGCGGGAGACACGGCGCGGCGCGGCCCGCGCATCATCGATGGCACGGCCACGCGGGCCGTACGCATCCTCGCGGCGGGGATGCAGGGGGGGCTCACCTCGCCCGCGCGTCCGTGGTTCAGGTTGCGCCTTGCCGACGAGGACATGGAAGAGGCAGGGCCTGAACGTCGCTGGCTGGATGTGGTCGAGCGTCGCCTCTACGCGGCGCTGGCGCGCAGCAACTTCTATGCGGCCGTGCACGGGCTGTACACTGAACTGGCGGCCTTCGGGTCGGCGGACATGTACCACGAGGCCGACCCGCAACGGGTCATGCGCTTCTCATGCCTCGCCTGTGGCGATTTCGCATGGGCGTGCGACGCGGCGGGCAGGGTCGATACCGTGGTGAGGCGTCTGCGGATGAGTGCCCGGCAGATGGCCCAACGCTATGGCGAGGCGCGTCTCTCGCGCCGGGTGCGCCGGATGCTCCGGCGCGATCCCGAACGTTCCGTCCCGCTGGTGCACATGGTGCGCCCGCGAGTGCGTCGCAACGCCGGCGAAGCTGGCAAGACCGCCAGCGGAGGCCTCGGCGGGGTGAACATGCCGTGGCAGTCGCTGACGTGGGAGACCGAAGGGGCCGAGGGGCTGCTGCACGAGGGGGGCTTCGAGGAGTTCCCGCATCTGGCGGCACGCTGGGACGTGGCAGGGGGCGACATCTATGGACGTTCCCCCGGCATGGATGTGCTGCCCGACGTGAAGATGCTGCAGGAGATGGCCCGCAGTCAGCTTCTCGCCATCCACAAGGTGGTCAACCCGCCCATGCGGGTGCCCAGCGGCTTCAAGCAGCGCCTCAACCTCATCCCCGGCGGACAGAACTACGTCACCCCCGGGCAGGGCGAGTCGGTGGGCCCTCTCTATCAGATCAATCCGGACATCGGGGCCGTCACCCACAAGATGGAGGATGTGCGCCGTGCCGTGCGCGAGGGGTTCTTCAACGACCTCTTCCTGATGTTCACGGCCGAGGGGCGCTCCAACATCACCGCCGCCGAGGTGCTCGAGCGTGGCGAGGAGAAGCTCCTCATGCTCGGGCCCGTCATCGAGCGCCATCAGTCCGAACTGCTCGACCCCCTGCTGGAGCGCACCTACGGCATCCTGCGGCGTGGCGGTCTGTTGCCACCGCCCCCGCCGGAACTGGCCGGACGGTCGATGCGCGTGGAGTACGTCTCGGCACTGGCACAGGCGCAGAGGGTGGTGACGGCACAGGCCATACGGCGTTTCGCGTCGGATGTGTCGGCCCTGGCAGGGGTCGCCCCGCAGGTGCTCGACAAGGTGGACTTCGAACAGGCGGTGGATGAACTCGCCGCCATCGCCGGGGTGCCCGCCCGTGTCGTCCGCTCCGATGCGGAGGTCGCCACGTTGCGTGCGGCGCGGAACGGCCTGACGGGAACCGCCATCGCCTCGCTGATGTCGCTGCCGGTTCCAGCGTCTGCCGTCGGGGCGGCTGAACACGGCATGCCGGAGGACGGCATGGCGCACGGGCCTGCCAGCCCTGTCACAGGTGGCGGCAACAGCGGAACAGGAGAACCCCATGCAGGCTGA